A stretch of DNA from Nitratireductor thuwali:
GAAAAAACTCTCGTATTTGCCCGGGATTATTATATGTTCAGGAGCCAGAAGGACCCGCGAGACCTGGGACGCTGTCGCCTCCTTCATCGCAGCCGAGGCCCGGCAGGTCCACTTCTTGGATGAGCTGTACCGGGCCGATTCTGCCGAGTGCCTGGCTCTCGTCATGGCCTATGCGGGCCGCTCCTCTCTCATGGTCGTCGGCCACAACCCGGTCATGGAGGACCTTGCGCTGGCGCTGGCCCCAACGGGCGACGGGCGGGCGCTGGCGGCCGTACGGGCGGGATTTCCCGCTGCCGGGCTCGCCGTACTCGAATTTGAGACTCCGCTGGGCGATGCTGGTCCGGGCAAGGGAGCGCTGGTGGATTTCCTGCGGCCGGCAGGGTGATGTAGCTGGTCCGTTTCATCTTTGCCGTGCATCTCCTATATGCGGAAGCCGGACATGCAGCCGGAGAGGACTTTACGGAATGCCCAATTGCCGTCGCTGACCACCTTCACCGATGAAGCGCGCATCGCGCTCGACACCGTGGCCGACCGGGCAGCCGGTCTCTGGTCGCCTGCCATTCGCCTCGGCGTCACCGGCCTTTCCCGCGCCGGCAAGACCGTTTTCATCTCTTCGCTGGTGCACAATCTCATCCATGGCGGCCGTCTGCCGCTGTTCGAGGCCCAGGCTTCCGGCCGCATCGCCAGGTCCTATCTCGAACAGCAGCCCGACGACGCCGTTCCGCGCTTCCAGTACGAAGACCACATCGCCTCGCTGCTCGACGAGCGCATCTGGCCCCAGTCCACGCGCTCGATCTCCGAACTGCGTTTGACGATCGAGTACGAATCGGCCTCCGCCTGGGGCCGGTTCCTGTCGCGCGGACGGCTGTCGGTGGACATCGTCGACTATCCCGGCGAATGGCTGCTCGATCTTCCCCTGCTCGGCAAATCCTACGAAGCGTTCAGCCGGGAGGCGGTGGAACTTGCGGCCGGCCCCGCCCGCGCCGACCTTTCGGCGGACTGGCGCAGCCTGGCCGAGACCGTCGATCCGGATGCGCCGGCCGACGAAATGCTGGCGCGGCGCCTGCACGAGCTCTTTTCCGCCTATCTTGCCGCCTGCAAGCAGGAGAGCCGTGCTCTCTCCACCCTGCCGCCCGGCCGCTTTCTGATGCCCGGTGACCTGGACGGCTCCCCGGCCCTGACCTTCGCGCCGCTGGCCGGCCTCGACGGCGGGCGCGGAAAGCCGAACTCCATGCGGGCCATGATGGAAAGGCGCTATGAGGCCTACAAGACCCACGTCATAAAGCCCTTCTTTCGCGAGCACATCGCCCGGCTCGACCGCCAGATCGTGCTGGTCGACGCCATGCAGGCCATCAATGCGGGGCATTCCGCCATCGCCGACCTGGAGCGGTCCATCGGCGAGATCCTCGCCTGCTTCCGGCCGGGACGGAGCCGCTTCCTGACCGACCTGGTCATGCGGCGCATCGACCGCATCCTCATCGCGGCGACGAAAGCCGACCATCTGCATCACGAAAGCCATGACCGCATGCAGGCCATCGTCCGGCGCCTGGCCGAGCGGGCCATCGCCCGCGCCGGCTTCAGCGGCGCCGAAGTGGAGGTGGTCGCCATGGCCGCGATCAGGGCCACGCGCGAGGGAACGGTCAAGCAGGGCCGGCAGAACCTGCCGGTGATCATCGGCACCCCGCTTGCCGGGGAAACCATCGGCGGCGAGACCTTCGACGGCGAGACCGAAACCGCGATCTTCCCCGGCGACCTGCCCGACGCGCCGACCGCCCTCTTCCGCAAGGGGTCGCAAGCCGCCGCCGAGCCCGAACTGCGCTTCGTGCGCTTCCGCCCCCCGAAGCTGGAGCGCACCGCCGAGGGCCTGACCCTTTCCCTGCCCCATATCCGCCTCGACCGGGCGCTTCAATTCCTGCTTGGAGATCAGTTGGCATGAGCCAGACACGACGCCCGGCCGCCTTTCGCCTGGACCCGCCGGAGCCTTCCAAGGTCGGCGAGGACGGACAGCGCGAGACGCCGCGCAAGCCGCGCGCCGTCAAGGATGCGGCGCAGATTGTCGTCACCCCGTCCGAGGACGATTTCTTCGAAGCGGCGGATGCCGTCGATGCGGCACCGCCGCCGCCGGTTGCGCGAAAAGGCGGCTCGCGGCTGGGCCGGATATTCCTGACCGCCTTCGGGCTTCTCGTCTCGCTCGGGATCGGGCTCTGGGCCGACCGGCTGATCCGCGACATGTTCGCCCGCAGCGACTGGCTCGGATGGCTGGCCCTGGCGCTGGCCGCGACAGCGCTCCTCGCCCTCCTGGCGCTGATTGCCCGCGAAGCCTTCGCTCTTTCCCGCCTTGCCTCGGTGGAGCGGATGCGCAGGCGTGCCGAGGACGCCTATGCGCTCAACGATGCGGCTTCCGCCCGCGCCGTCATTGCCGACCTTTCGGGCCTGATGCAAAGCCATCCCGACACCGCTGCCGGCCGGCGCGCGCTCAAGGAACTGGAGCACGACGTCATCGACGGCAGCGATTATCTGCGCATCGCCGAACAGGCGCTCCTGCGGCCACTCGACGCGCGTGCCCAGAAACTGGTGCTCGACGCCGCCAAGCGCGTCTCCGTGGTCACTGCCGTCAGCCCGCGGGCGCTGGTGGATGTCGCCTATGTCCTGTTCGAGGCAGCCCGGCTTGTGCGCCGCCTGGCCGAACTTTATTGCGGCAGGCCCGGCTTCTTCGGATTCCTGCGCCTGTCTCGCAGCGTCGTCGCGCATCTGGCCGTCACCGGATCCATGGCGATGGGCGAAGCGCTCGTCCAGCAGGTGGTCGGCCACGGCCTTGCCGCACGCATCTCGACCCGTCTCGGCGAGGGTGTCGTCAACGGCATGATGACCGCCCGCATCGGCATCGCCGCCATGGACGCGATCCGCCCCCTGCCCTTCAACGCCGTCGAGCGGCCCGGCATGGGCGATTTTCTGAAGGCGCTGACCCGCTTCGCAGCGCAGGAAAAATCCGCCTCCGGCAAATAAGCTTGCGCTCGCGCCGGGACTCGATCATCCTGCCGGCGTCCGCGGGTGACGATCCGTTAACCGAAACAGGCCATCCTCGCTGAAACAGACCGCCCGAAACCTGCTGCCATTGAGCTGATCGATCCCATGCACGCATCGCTTCGCAAATTCGCCATCCTGCCGCTCGCGGCGCTGCTGTCGGCGGGCATCGCCCAGACGGCCGCCGCTTCGGAGCGCGAGAAGCGCTTTTTCGAGCAGATGGAGGGCGAATGGTCGGGGCCGGGCGAGATCGTCGCCGGCAAGTACAAGGGCACGAAGTTCGTCTGCAAGTTCGCCGGCACCACGCCGGACGGCAAGATCGGCATGGCGCTGGATGGAGGCTGCCGCGTCGGCGTGATCAATCAGGAAATGTCGGCACGCATCGAGCGCTCGCAGTCGGGCTATCGCGGCTCGTTCCTGGACGGCGCCAAGGGCAAGGGTCTCGACGTCGTGGGCGGTTCCGTCAAGGACAAATACGTCGTCTTCGCGCTGCACCGCAACGAGCTCACCGGCGCCATGCGCGCCCAGATCGACGACAAGGACACGATGAACGTGACCATCTCCGTCCATGTGGACGAGGAACTGGTTCCCGTCATCGGCATGAACCTCAAGCGGCTGGACACGCGCACCGTCGGGGCGCTCAGCGCGCAGTAGTCGTCGCGGCAGACCTCCACCAGCCGCCATCGCTGCTGGCGGGCTCTATTCCGGCCTGATCCAGCGCGGCCAGATGCTTTTCCACGGGTGCGCCCGCGATATGCAGGCCAGGCGCGATCTCGGCCAGCGGCCGCAGCACGAAAGCGCGTTCCAGCATGCGCGGGTGCGGCACCTCGAGCCCTTCCCCCGCGACATGCCGATCTCCATACAGAAGCAGATCGATGTCGATCGCCCGCGGTCCCCAGCGCTCCTTGCGCACGCGCTTCAGGCTCCGCTCCACCCGCAGGCAAAGCGCCAGCAGTTCCGCCGGCCCGAGCCGCGTCGACAAGAGACAGGCAGCGTTCAGGAAATCCGGCTGGTCGAGCTTTCCCCAGGGCGGCGTGCGATAAAGGCGGGATACGGCGATGATCTCGTTTTCCGGCGCAGCATCGATGCGGCGCAGCGCTTCGCCCATGGCCTGGGCAGGATTGCCGATATTCCCGCCGAGCCCCAGAAAGGCCCGCACCGGCGCGGCGCTATTGCGGCCAGACAACCGTGACCTCGACATGGTCCAGCACGCCGGGCACGGGCGCATTCGGCTTGCGGATCGTGATCTCGGCGCGCGTGATCGCCTTGAAGCGTCCGCACAGCGTCTTGGCCACTTCCAGCGCCA
This window harbors:
- a CDS encoding SixA phosphatase family protein yields the protein MYRLYLMRHAKAAWGGPAVSDFDRPLAPTGKEDARLLGQNMKKLSYLPGIIICSGARRTRETWDAVASFIAAEARQVHFLDELYRADSAECLALVMAYAGRSSLMVVGHNPVMEDLALALAPTGDGRALAAVRAGFPAAGLAVLEFETPLGDAGPGKGALVDFLRPAG
- a CDS encoding YcjX family protein, producing MQPERTLRNAQLPSLTTFTDEARIALDTVADRAAGLWSPAIRLGVTGLSRAGKTVFISSLVHNLIHGGRLPLFEAQASGRIARSYLEQQPDDAVPRFQYEDHIASLLDERIWPQSTRSISELRLTIEYESASAWGRFLSRGRLSVDIVDYPGEWLLDLPLLGKSYEAFSREAVELAAGPARADLSADWRSLAETVDPDAPADEMLARRLHELFSAYLAACKQESRALSTLPPGRFLMPGDLDGSPALTFAPLAGLDGGRGKPNSMRAMMERRYEAYKTHVIKPFFREHIARLDRQIVLVDAMQAINAGHSAIADLERSIGEILACFRPGRSRFLTDLVMRRIDRILIAATKADHLHHESHDRMQAIVRRLAERAIARAGFSGAEVEVVAMAAIRATREGTVKQGRQNLPVIIGTPLAGETIGGETFDGETETAIFPGDLPDAPTALFRKGSQAAAEPELRFVRFRPPKLERTAEGLTLSLPHIRLDRALQFLLGDQLA
- a CDS encoding YcjF family protein, which encodes MSQTRRPAAFRLDPPEPSKVGEDGQRETPRKPRAVKDAAQIVVTPSEDDFFEAADAVDAAPPPPVARKGGSRLGRIFLTAFGLLVSLGIGLWADRLIRDMFARSDWLGWLALALAATALLALLALIAREAFALSRLASVERMRRRAEDAYALNDAASARAVIADLSGLMQSHPDTAAGRRALKELEHDVIDGSDYLRIAEQALLRPLDARAQKLVLDAAKRVSVVTAVSPRALVDVAYVLFEAARLVRRLAELYCGRPGFFGFLRLSRSVVAHLAVTGSMAMGEALVQQVVGHGLAARISTRLGEGVVNGMMTARIGIAAMDAIRPLPFNAVERPGMGDFLKALTRFAAQEKSASGK
- the folK gene encoding 2-amino-4-hydroxy-6-hydroxymethyldihydropteridine diphosphokinase produces the protein MSGRNSAAPVRAFLGLGGNIGNPAQAMGEALRRIDAAPENEIIAVSRLYRTPPWGKLDQPDFLNAACLLSTRLGPAELLALCLRVERSLKRVRKERWGPRAIDIDLLLYGDRHVAGEGLEVPHPRMLERAFVLRPLAEIAPGLHIAGAPVEKHLAALDQAGIEPASSDGGWWRSAATTTAR